The Corynebacterium tuberculostearicum genome window below encodes:
- a CDS encoding saccharopine dehydrogenase — protein MTDRRNGGEARDRDGGEPVKVLVAGGTGVTGRLVRGMLGVVDGIELAYTSRQKPDDGPGRHFPLRIAAGHNEICRVFRKHDWVVNCTGPFEVHADSLARACIDSGTGYIDVNDSIDARRAIMALDGDARREGVPVLTGFGLCPGLSTALLMLGARAAGAEEVRDVRVDLRIGADQESGAASVESMFRTIRGGYRAMLGGAIVEVRRNLVSSQSGIGYECPDIDVVREVCPSILGYSYHVAFDALPDESVEKIRTSRLYAMPVVSGLLARLGAAVTSRKARAKGTPQPAELVVALSSAGAGDAGSAAETTVVRATGPGSYKMTAAIAAATVASVAGKPVAPGCRDLVGHPRLLEPVLAFARDAGIHIETPHDNPTTGPLPAAAQCDTKEKEKR, from the coding sequence GTGACTGACCGACGAAACGGCGGGGAAGCACGGGACCGCGACGGGGGCGAACCCGTGAAAGTGCTGGTGGCCGGAGGTACCGGCGTCACCGGACGGCTCGTCCGGGGGATGCTCGGCGTCGTCGACGGGATTGAGCTGGCCTACACTTCCCGGCAGAAACCGGACGATGGCCCGGGGCGGCACTTCCCGCTGAGGATCGCCGCCGGCCACAACGAGATCTGCAGGGTCTTCCGCAAACACGATTGGGTGGTCAACTGCACCGGCCCGTTCGAGGTGCATGCAGACTCACTCGCCCGTGCTTGCATCGACTCAGGCACCGGGTACATCGACGTCAACGATTCGATCGACGCCCGCCGCGCAATCATGGCCCTCGACGGGGATGCTCGGCGGGAGGGGGTTCCCGTGCTCACCGGGTTCGGCCTGTGCCCGGGCTTGTCGACGGCCCTGTTGATGCTCGGGGCCCGCGCTGCGGGGGCCGAAGAGGTCCGCGATGTGCGGGTCGATCTGCGAATTGGCGCCGACCAGGAATCCGGGGCCGCGTCGGTCGAGTCGATGTTCCGGACCATTCGCGGCGGATACCGCGCGATGCTCGGCGGCGCCATCGTCGAAGTGCGGCGCAACCTGGTGTCGTCGCAAAGCGGAATCGGCTACGAATGCCCGGACATCGACGTCGTACGCGAGGTGTGCCCCTCGATCCTCGGATATTCCTACCACGTCGCCTTCGATGCTCTCCCCGATGAGTCGGTGGAGAAGATCCGCACGTCGAGACTGTACGCGATGCCCGTCGTCTCCGGTCTGCTCGCCCGTCTCGGGGCGGCCGTGACGTCGCGGAAGGCGCGGGCGAAGGGCACTCCGCAACCCGCCGAGCTGGTCGTCGCACTGTCCTCCGCCGGCGCGGGCGATGCGGGGTCGGCGGCCGAGACAACCGTCGTCCGGGCGACTGGCCCGGGTTCCTACAAAATGACCGCGGCCATTGCCGCCGCCACCGTTGCGTCGGTCGCGGGGAAGCCGGTCGCGCCGGGGTGCCGGGATCTCGTCGGCCACCCCCGGCTCCTCGAACCGGTCCTCGCCTTCGCCCGCGATGCGGGCATCCATATCGAAACGCCGCATGACAACCCGACCACGGGGCCACTGCCGGCAGCGGCCCAATGCGACACTAAAGAAAAGGAGAAACGATGA
- a CDS encoding non-ribosomal peptide synthetase has product MTNETIAPAAASTAVGGTRTGARVAPERLSESIADAIGVHLDSADVKLRDHIPNSLTFLQMLLALEDEYGVSIDYAAMDPGATVADLAATIDAARGGADAGSAACAAADPAAATDESDDGGAGKNGADPADAVPLNPIQTAYLLGADEDIELGGQATYIYAESRHDHPLPQVEEAVQAVFGRHDVLFHRLDVDAGVLSPTGACLATVEVVGSGDDVDAAVGEIRRDMRTAARSSNEDGPMVAARLLADAGGCRMFIYFNMIVMDAGSVYLFFDELESLLAGESPAPASRYGDAVAAISARRRDGKRPEDLAYWEKKAADLPRRPEFPAAVEGGDDWSTRRLGTVLDAEVTAKLGERARRIGVTLSSLVMAVNAAVVCRWLPESALTVNVTVSERSGLAAGTRVMGDFTSSMLVGVDAGRAATIDGLAEVIDLDIREGLSHRGVSGVEVLQRFLRDAANQSQATAPVVFTSYLGGERGSGRSPVIERVYTQTAQVCLDIQVMPASGGMALSWDVVDDYFPAVDAMFGAVAEALDVVAEGGEALPIRHAETEGAVARYNDAAGPIHDDTLVSLVESACAATPDAPAVRLAARGISYTYAEVWARAGRIARQLSDSGVEAGDAVIVRYTKHPDDIVNMVGVLRAGAAFVPVDAGMPTQRQEYVVEASGAAGPILDTGMIDELDQSGVAGVGKPAAAEVCDRAGSAGAHSSPGTAPDDLAYVIFTSGTTGRPKGVRISHRNCVNTILDVNRRYGVTSADRIIGLSSLGFDLSVYDVFGAFAAGATVTMVGDERDADEILDVLREERVTLWNSAPALLELALVRAADDDVFPDVRTVLLSGDRIAAGLPARAMAMFPNASINSLGGATEGSIWSIHCPLQRDSLENRIPYGYPLANQGIHVLAPDGVHCPVGVPGEIHISGLGVAQGYAADPERTAAAFGHVPGIGRCYRTGDVGMFNAEGFVEFLGRRDRQVKIAGFRVELGEIESVLERSGLVTASMAAVVESGDRGLLACLYVPADDMTGSRDAVRAELARCLPAYMVPTVLLPVAHLPVTVNGKLDQEEIRRHVGAAGGGATADSEAAGVGAGAVGAPGSVADPGAIELVSGVFDEILGEAPSTGAADPTCGAGESFFHRGGDSLQFQVMMRAIRQKTGVRLRFRDVIADPTIAHIAGLVSEAMRESRAESEDVAEAMSSPDCAVGAGSAAGGARECSASAHGKDPVEQFGDDPHAPFPLTDMQKAYYVGRNSGFELGGVTEHYYIESVTEPGIDIDRLEEALDNLIRRHPMLRVVFTAQATQRILPEVPRYRIDVADYRAADEATVVEAVRRKRDELSHQVFDLGSWPLFHLSAFALPDGRHRLFFSVDMIIGDGASQRIFIDDLDKLYRGMELPPVTGDYRTYVLEMKRREASAVGRGEETLTRTVVEEFPPGNTLPSSGAAADVDVPRMRRLTYTFTAAETALLRERASAADGSVSALLLACYATSLSLWSRGDSVGINITTYNRDPEIADVAGVFGDFTGVILMPVKAAADHDLRWWTAELRDRLLGHMAAGYSGVSLLGAIARHRGLPVGQAVAPFVYTSLLFGEGSAAGDGSGRDAHVLGDVDYAISQTPQVLLDNQVMEVDGRINVAWDFVEQILKPELVEDIFDHYIRSVSGFAGGCPEAAPLSVGQVRHLRLAVGGTSSGGGAIDDGVSGASSAERDRSGAISRIASGDLLGRARGYLTVITGMVRADLGGAEAGADDDLFLLGYDSLGFVKLMQRIQDITGASVPLAEALAKPTPRGVAELVDQSTATPTDRRDADDPGASAADRSLVLLRSGDEARPIFLVHGGFGTVDIYRDLALAIPGGGQVWGVGFAEFERPFPHATGIGDIAAHYSGRVREVLVDGAAPAIVGWSLGGTIAAEMVLRLADLDPALVFLDSLAPGIAVDVGDFDAESEKGLLSRVVPSIANLPHGTPVSRLWAEFDGVDETDGERGARLRALAAAVAPTLLEDLGLSGDRVTATEFNSLRSLIDARTRYRPEGRVREALFVLPDDGEAHNHDQWRDHLVNDLCVVGVAGNHYSFVLGEDAALTGALIGEYIERRRRAPETDDRAVDPSSDGIDRSRDRGKEIESD; this is encoded by the coding sequence ATGACCAATGAAACGATCGCGCCGGCCGCCGCATCTACCGCCGTGGGAGGAACCCGCACCGGGGCCCGAGTCGCCCCCGAACGGCTGTCGGAGTCCATCGCCGACGCCATCGGCGTGCACCTGGATTCGGCGGACGTGAAACTCCGCGACCACATCCCGAACTCCCTGACTTTCCTCCAGATGCTGCTGGCGCTGGAGGATGAGTACGGGGTCAGCATCGATTACGCGGCGATGGACCCCGGGGCCACGGTCGCTGATTTGGCGGCCACCATCGACGCGGCCCGGGGTGGCGCTGATGCCGGATCTGCCGCATGCGCCGCTGCCGACCCCGCTGCGGCGACGGATGAGTCGGATGACGGCGGGGCCGGCAAAAATGGGGCCGATCCCGCGGATGCGGTCCCGCTCAATCCGATCCAGACCGCCTATCTGCTCGGCGCGGACGAGGACATCGAGCTTGGCGGCCAAGCGACGTACATCTACGCGGAATCCCGGCACGACCATCCGTTGCCGCAGGTGGAGGAGGCCGTGCAGGCGGTCTTCGGGCGTCACGACGTGCTGTTCCATCGGCTCGACGTCGATGCCGGGGTCTTGAGCCCGACCGGCGCGTGCCTCGCCACCGTCGAGGTAGTCGGGTCCGGCGACGATGTCGACGCGGCGGTGGGGGAGATCCGTCGGGACATGCGAACCGCGGCGCGATCGTCGAACGAGGATGGTCCCATGGTCGCCGCGAGGCTGCTCGCAGATGCGGGCGGGTGCAGGATGTTCATCTACTTCAACATGATCGTCATGGATGCGGGTTCGGTGTACCTGTTCTTCGACGAGCTCGAATCCCTGCTGGCCGGGGAGTCGCCGGCTCCGGCTTCCAGATATGGGGATGCTGTGGCGGCAATCTCCGCGCGCCGGCGCGACGGGAAACGGCCCGAGGACCTCGCCTATTGGGAGAAGAAGGCCGCAGATCTGCCGCGGCGCCCGGAGTTCCCGGCGGCCGTGGAGGGTGGCGACGATTGGTCGACCCGGCGCTTGGGCACGGTGCTTGACGCGGAGGTCACCGCCAAGCTCGGCGAACGTGCCCGCCGCATTGGAGTTACCCTGTCGTCGCTGGTGATGGCCGTCAACGCCGCCGTCGTCTGCAGGTGGCTGCCCGAATCCGCGTTGACGGTCAATGTGACTGTCAGCGAACGCAGCGGCCTCGCTGCGGGCACGAGGGTGATGGGAGATTTCACTTCATCGATGCTCGTCGGCGTCGACGCCGGGAGAGCCGCGACCATCGACGGGTTGGCGGAGGTGATCGACCTGGACATCCGCGAAGGGCTGTCCCACCGCGGCGTTTCCGGTGTGGAGGTGCTACAGCGATTCCTTCGGGACGCGGCCAATCAGTCCCAGGCCACTGCTCCAGTGGTGTTCACCAGCTACCTCGGCGGCGAGCGGGGAAGCGGGCGCAGCCCGGTCATCGAACGCGTCTACACGCAAACCGCGCAGGTGTGCCTCGACATTCAGGTGATGCCGGCATCGGGCGGGATGGCGTTGTCGTGGGACGTGGTCGACGATTACTTCCCTGCGGTAGATGCGATGTTCGGGGCCGTTGCGGAGGCCCTGGACGTGGTGGCGGAGGGTGGAGAGGCTCTGCCCATCCGTCATGCGGAGACGGAGGGGGCCGTCGCCCGCTACAACGACGCTGCGGGACCGATCCACGATGACACCCTGGTTTCGCTTGTCGAATCCGCATGCGCGGCGACTCCGGACGCACCGGCCGTGCGCCTCGCTGCCCGGGGCATCTCGTACACCTACGCCGAGGTCTGGGCCCGGGCCGGACGCATCGCCCGCCAACTCTCGGATTCCGGCGTCGAGGCGGGGGATGCGGTGATCGTGCGCTACACCAAGCATCCCGACGACATCGTCAACATGGTCGGCGTATTGCGTGCGGGAGCCGCATTCGTGCCTGTCGACGCGGGCATGCCGACCCAGCGACAAGAATACGTCGTGGAAGCCTCAGGTGCGGCGGGCCCGATTCTGGACACCGGCATGATCGATGAACTGGACCAAAGCGGAGTGGCGGGCGTCGGCAAGCCCGCAGCCGCGGAAGTCTGCGACCGCGCGGGCAGCGCGGGTGCGCACTCTTCGCCCGGCACTGCCCCTGACGACCTTGCCTACGTCATCTTCACCTCGGGGACCACGGGCCGTCCAAAGGGTGTGCGGATCAGTCATCGCAACTGCGTCAACACCATCCTCGACGTGAACCGGCGGTATGGAGTCACCTCCGCCGATCGCATCATCGGATTGTCGTCGCTGGGATTCGACCTGTCGGTCTACGACGTGTTCGGTGCGTTCGCGGCAGGCGCGACGGTGACGATGGTCGGAGACGAACGCGACGCCGATGAAATCCTCGACGTCTTGCGGGAAGAGCGGGTCACGCTGTGGAACTCCGCGCCCGCCCTGTTGGAGCTCGCCCTGGTCCGGGCGGCGGACGACGACGTGTTCCCGGATGTGCGCACCGTATTGCTCAGCGGCGATCGCATCGCAGCGGGGCTTCCGGCACGCGCCATGGCCATGTTCCCGAACGCGTCGATCAATAGCCTCGGCGGTGCGACCGAAGGAAGCATTTGGTCCATCCACTGCCCGCTGCAACGCGACAGCCTGGAAAACCGCATTCCCTACGGGTACCCGCTGGCGAACCAGGGCATCCACGTGCTCGCGCCCGACGGGGTGCATTGCCCCGTTGGCGTGCCGGGGGAAATCCACATCAGCGGTCTCGGCGTCGCGCAGGGGTACGCGGCCGATCCGGAGCGGACCGCTGCCGCCTTCGGGCATGTCCCAGGTATCGGGCGCTGCTACCGGACCGGAGACGTGGGCATGTTCAATGCGGAGGGTTTTGTGGAATTTCTCGGCCGCCGCGATCGTCAGGTGAAAATCGCGGGCTTCCGCGTCGAACTTGGAGAAATCGAATCGGTCCTCGAGCGGTCCGGCCTGGTGACCGCGTCGATGGCGGCGGTCGTCGAATCGGGCGATCGGGGACTCCTGGCGTGCCTCTACGTTCCGGCGGACGACATGACCGGCTCGCGGGATGCCGTCCGGGCCGAGCTTGCCCGCTGCTTGCCAGCGTACATGGTACCGACGGTCCTGCTGCCGGTGGCGCACCTGCCCGTTACCGTCAACGGGAAACTGGATCAGGAGGAAATTCGTAGGCACGTCGGCGCCGCGGGCGGCGGGGCAACGGCCGATAGCGAGGCCGCCGGGGTGGGGGCCGGAGCCGTGGGCGCGCCTGGTTCCGTCGCCGACCCCGGGGCGATCGAGTTGGTGTCCGGAGTCTTCGACGAGATCCTCGGGGAAGCCCCGTCGACGGGTGCCGCGGATCCGACGTGTGGCGCGGGAGAGTCTTTCTTCCACCGCGGCGGCGATTCCTTGCAATTCCAGGTTATGATGCGCGCGATCCGGCAGAAGACGGGAGTCCGGCTCCGTTTCCGCGACGTCATCGCCGACCCGACCATCGCGCACATCGCCGGCCTTGTCTCGGAAGCCATGCGGGAGTCCAGGGCCGAGTCTGAAGACGTCGCCGAGGCAATGTCTTCCCCCGATTGTGCCGTCGGTGCCGGTTCAGCCGCAGGAGGCGCCCGAGAATGTTCCGCGAGTGCCCACGGGAAGGATCCGGTGGAACAATTCGGGGACGACCCCCACGCGCCGTTCCCCCTGACCGACATGCAGAAGGCCTACTACGTTGGCCGGAACTCCGGGTTCGAGCTGGGCGGCGTCACCGAGCACTACTACATCGAATCCGTCACAGAACCAGGTATCGACATCGACCGCCTGGAGGAAGCCCTCGACAATCTAATCCGCAGGCATCCGATGTTGCGCGTCGTGTTCACCGCACAAGCCACGCAGCGGATCCTGCCGGAGGTTCCGCGCTACCGCATTGACGTCGCCGACTACCGGGCCGCCGATGAGGCGACCGTGGTCGAGGCGGTGCGGCGCAAGCGCGATGAGCTGAGCCACCAGGTATTCGATCTGGGCAGCTGGCCCTTGTTCCATCTGTCGGCGTTCGCGCTCCCGGACGGGCGGCACCGCCTGTTCTTCAGCGTGGATATGATCATCGGAGACGGGGCGAGCCAGCGGATTTTCATCGACGACCTGGACAAGCTGTACCGGGGAATGGAGCTTCCCCCCGTCACTGGCGACTACCGCACGTACGTCTTGGAGATGAAGCGCCGGGAAGCTTCGGCGGTCGGGCGGGGCGAAGAGACGTTGACTCGGACGGTGGTCGAGGAATTCCCGCCCGGCAACACCCTTCCATCAAGCGGTGCGGCCGCGGACGTGGATGTGCCGCGGATGCGTCGCCTGACGTACACATTCACCGCTGCGGAAACCGCACTGTTGCGGGAACGGGCCAGCGCCGCCGACGGCAGCGTGTCCGCACTGCTTCTCGCCTGCTATGCGACGAGCCTGTCGCTGTGGTCGAGGGGGGATTCGGTCGGCATCAACATCACCACGTACAATCGTGATCCCGAAATCGCCGACGTCGCCGGCGTCTTCGGTGATTTCACCGGCGTGATTCTGATGCCGGTGAAAGCGGCCGCCGACCATGATCTCCGTTGGTGGACGGCGGAACTGCGCGACCGGCTGCTCGGGCACATGGCGGCCGGGTACTCCGGGGTGTCGTTGCTCGGTGCCATCGCGCGCCACCGGGGTCTGCCTGTCGGACAGGCCGTAGCGCCGTTCGTGTACACCTCGTTGCTGTTCGGCGAGGGTTCCGCGGCAGGCGATGGCTCGGGCAGGGATGCCCACGTCCTGGGAGACGTCGATTACGCCATCTCCCAGACCCCGCAGGTGCTGTTGGACAACCAGGTGATGGAGGTCGACGGGCGTATCAACGTCGCCTGGGATTTCGTCGAGCAGATTCTGAAACCGGAACTGGTGGAGGACATCTTCGACCACTACATCAGGTCGGTGTCGGGCTTCGCCGGGGGCTGCCCCGAAGCGGCGCCGCTGAGCGTCGGCCAGGTTCGGCACCTGCGCCTGGCGGTCGGGGGCACTTCTTCCGGCGGTGGGGCGATCGACGACGGCGTCTCGGGCGCGTCATCGGCGGAGCGCGACAGATCGGGCGCGATCTCGAGGATCGCATCCGGGGACCTGTTGGGCCGAGCTCGCGGATACCTGACGGTCATCACCGGGATGGTCCGGGCCGATCTCGGCGGCGCCGAAGCCGGCGCGGACGACGACCTGTTCCTCCTCGGCTACGACTCCCTGGGATTCGTGAAGCTAATGCAGCGGATTCAGGACATCACCGGGGCGTCGGTGCCGCTCGCGGAAGCGCTGGCCAAGCCGACGCCACGTGGCGTGGCCGAGCTCGTCGACCAGTCGACGGCCACGCCGACCGACCGGCGGGACGCGGATGACCCCGGCGCGTCGGCCGCGGACCGTTCGCTGGTCCTATTGCGCAGCGGCGATGAGGCGCGCCCGATCTTCCTCGTCCACGGCGGATTCGGCACCGTCGACATCTACCGAGACCTGGCACTCGCGATCCCCGGTGGCGGGCAGGTGTGGGGTGTCGGCTTCGCGGAGTTCGAGAGACCATTCCCCCACGCTACCGGCATCGGCGACATCGCGGCCCACTACTCGGGCCGGGTCCGCGAGGTGCTCGTCGACGGTGCCGCCCCGGCGATCGTCGGATGGAGCCTCGGCGGCACCATCGCAGCCGAGATGGTGCTCCGTTTGGCCGATCTCGATCCCGCGCTGGTATTTCTCGACAGCCTGGCTCCGGGGATCGCGGTCGACGTCGGGGATTTCGACGCGGAATCCGAAAAGGGACTGCTGTCCCGGGTGGTGCCCTCGATCGCCAATCTCCCGCACGGAACGCCGGTTTCCCGCCTCTGGGCGGAGTTCGACGGGGTCGACGAGACCGACGGGGAACGGGGGGCCCGCCTGCGTGCCCTGGCCGCGGCGGTCGCACCGACGCTCCTGGAGGACCTTGGGCTTTCCGGCGACCGGGTGACGGCTACGGAGTTTAACTCGCTGCGCTCGCTCATCGATGCCCGCACCCGGTACCGGCCCGAGGGGCGGGTGAGGGAGGCGTTGTTCGTTCTCCCCGATGACGGCGAGGCCCACAACCACGACCAGTGGCGGGACCACCTCGTCAATGACCTCTGCGTTGTCGGCGTCGCGGGAAACCACTATTCGTTCGTCCTCGGAGAGGATGCCGCGCTGACTGGGGCTCTCATCGGGGAGTACATCGAACGCCGGCGCCGGGCACCGGAAACGGATGACAGGGCAGTGGACCCGTCGTCCGATGGAATCGACCGGTCGCGGGACCGGGGAAAGGAGATAGAAAGTGACTGA